ATCGAAACGTATGCGAAAAAAGCTTCTATTTGCTCTCTCGTTGCTCCCGCTCGCGGCCCTCGGGCTCACGCTCCGGCCGGCGGCGACGCTGGCCGGCGGCTTCCCTTCCAGATGCGCCGGGACCTACCTGATCTCGGAAGGGGGCGGCGCCAGGGATTTCTGGACGTTCGCGGCCGACGGGTCCTTCTTCGGGACCACCTCGACACAGCCCCTCTACAACTTCTCCAACCAGCAGGGGAGCTGGGAGAAGGTCGGCCACAACGGCGCTCGAGGCGCCCTGTTCGCCTTCGTCTACGACGAGGACAACACCCTGATGACGACGGCCCGGATCGACATCGTCCTCGACACGGTCGGCCAGAGCTGCGACGAGATCGCCGGCTCCCTCGTCGTGCGCACCTTCGAGGACGGGGAAGATCCGCTCGACCCTTCGACCGACACCGGCGATCCCATCGCCTCCGACACCTTCACCGGCCGCCGCGCGAAGGCGAGCCCATAAAGGCGGGTCAGAGTCCGTTGGGGATCACGGTGAGGGTGCCGGATCCCGTGTTGGTCAGGACGAGATCGTCGTACCCATCGCCATCCAGGTCCGCGACGGCGATGGCGTTGGGGCCGGGCGAGGTGCCGGTCGGGACGACCGGGCCCGCGCTGAAGGTCCCGTTGCCGTTGCCGGTCATCGGGCGGACGCCGCCCGATGACGTGGTGACCAGGATGTAGGCGTCGAGCTTCCCATCGCCGTTGAAATCACTGGCCACGACCCCCAGCGCCGAGTTGGCGATCGCGCTGGACGACGCGGTGGACTGAACGCCGCTCGCGAACGTGCCGTCGCCGTTCCCTCTGAAGAAGAAGAGGTACCGGCCGGCCGCGCCGTTCGAGAGGATGTCGAGCTTGCCGTCCCCGTCGGCGTCGCCGAAGGCGATGCCCGCCGTCTGGCCGTTGGCGGAGTTGGTATAGGCGGCCGGCGCGGCGAACGAGCCGTTGCCCTGGTTGAGGAGGATCGACAGGCGCGCGGAGCCGGGGCTCGTCACCACGATATCGGAAAAGCCGTCGCCGTTCAGATCGCGGCAGGCGATGCTCGACTGCACGCCCCCGGTGGCCGCGATGGAGATGAGCGTGGGTGCGCCGAAGCTGCCCCCGCCGGTGCCCATGATCACGCTCACCTGATTCAGGGTCACGCTGGTGGTGGCGAGGTCGGCCGCCCCGTCGTGATCGAAGTCCCCGGTGCAGAGGTGGACGGAGCCCGGGATGCCGGTGGTGAAGCTCGTCGGCGCGCCGAAGGTCCCGGGCGCGCTCGGGCCCCGATTCCGGTAGACGCTGATGCTCCCGTTGCTGGTGGGCAGGTTGGTCTGGCCGTCGACGGTGACGGCGTCGAGCCACCCGTCGCCGTCCACGTCCACCGCCACGACCGCGTTGCTGGAGAGCGGGGCGCCGGTGGTGTAGAGCTCCGACTGGACGGTCGCGTCGCCGTTTCCGTGATACACGGAGAGCGACCCGGAGGGGGTCGTCGACGACCCGGATTCGGCGTTGGCCACCAGGATGTCGAGCTCACCGTCGTTATCCACATCGGCGACCGCGGGAGCCAGCGGGTTGTGGGGCGCGGAAACGCTGATCGGTGTGCCGGGGACCTGGCCGGAGGGCGGGTCCTGGCAGCCACCGTTCGAGCAGATTTGCCCCGCCGCGCACGCGTCGTCGCAGGCGTTGCAGTGGGAGGCGTCGCTCTGGAGGTTCACCTCGCAGCCGTCGGACGTGAGCCCGTTGCAGTCCGCGAGGGTGCCTTCGCACGCCTCGCAGCTGGTCCCCTCGTAGGTGGGCAAGCACTCACAGGTGTAGCTGTTGATGTCGTTGACGCAGGTCCCGCCGTTCTGGCACGGGCTTTCGGCGCACTCGTCGATGTCGGTCTCGCAGTTGTCGCCGGTGAAACCGGGCAAGCACTCACAGGTGTAGTCGTTGATGCCGTCGACGCAGGTCCCGCCGTTCTGGCATGGGCTTTCGGCGCACTCGTCGATGTTGGTGCAGGTCACACCGTCGCCCTCGTACCCCGCGTTGCAAGCGCAGGTGAAGGAGCCCGACGCATCGATGCATGTGGCGTTCGCGTCGCAGTCGTCGGTGCCCAGGGCGCACTCGTCGACGTCGGTGCACGTCACGCCGTCGCCCTCGTACCCTGCGTTGCAAGCGCAGGTGAAGGAGCCCGCCGTGTTGGTGCACGCAGCGTTCGTGTCGCAGTCGTCGGTGCCCAGGGCGCACTCGTCGACCTCGGTGCACGTCACGCCGTCGCCCTCGTACCCTGCGTTGCAAGCGCAGGTGAAGGAGCCCGCCGTGTTGGTACACGCCGCGTTCGCGTCGCAGTCGTCGGTGCCCAGGGCGCACTCGTTCACATCGGTGCATGTGCCGCTCTGGCAGGTGAGCCCGTCGCAGCACGGCGCCGTGGCGTCGCACGGCGCGTTCACGGCCAGGCAGCCCTGGCCGCCGCAGGTCGGGTCGTACAGCGGCGAGCTCGGGTCGAGGCTGGTGACATAGTCGCCGGTGTGG
The DNA window shown above is from Sorangium aterium and carries:
- a CDS encoding FG-GAP-like repeat-containing protein, with translation MSYRKSSLFSCLAIPAFSALLLASCTSAGPSAADGDDDGDAGGAHDVLTPEQCSDFDVNGTVQICHRTGSATKPYTILRVSEQECIDTHSAHTGDYVTSLDPSSPLYDPTCGGQGCLAVNAPCDATAPCCDGLTCQSGTCTDVNECALGTDDCDANAACTNTAGSFTCACNAGYEGDGVTCTEVDECALGTDDCDTNAACTNTAGSFTCACNAGYEGDGVTCTDVDECALGTDDCDANATCIDASGSFTCACNAGYEGDGVTCTNIDECAESPCQNGGTCVDGINDYTCECLPGFTGDNCETDIDECAESPCQNGGTCVNDINSYTCECLPTYEGTSCEACEGTLADCNGLTSDGCEVNLQSDASHCNACDDACAAGQICSNGGCQDPPSGQVPGTPISVSAPHNPLAPAVADVDNDGELDILVANAESGSSTTPSGSLSVYHGNGDATVQSELYTTGAPLSSNAVVAVDVDGDGWLDAVTVDGQTNLPTSNGSISVYRNRGPSAPGTFGAPTSFTTGIPGSVHLCTGDFDHDGAADLATTSVTLNQVSVIMGTGGGSFGAPTLISIAATGGVQSSIACRDLNGDGFSDIVVTSPGSARLSILLNQGNGSFAAPAAYTNSANGQTAGIAFGDADGDGKLDILSNGAAGRYLFFFRGNGDGTFASGVQSTASSSAIANSALGVVASDFNGDGKLDAYILVTTSSGGVRPMTGNGNGTFSAGPVVPTGTSPGPNAIAVADLDGDGYDDLVLTNTGSGTLTVIPNGL